One Glycine soja cultivar W05 chromosome 2, ASM419377v2, whole genome shotgun sequence genomic region harbors:
- the LOC114380278 gene encoding polygalacturonase 1 beta-like protein 3 — translation MNKQLRLLCLFILFSLFLCVGFAGAGDAAEKNPFTPKAFAIRYWDKEIRSGLPKPPFLVSKASPLSAAEAAAFLKLVSGNSLSTRLPEFCAAAKLLCFPEVGPRLEKHDKDANFAVYRDNNFTNYGTGRPGGLDSFKNYSEGENIPVNDFRRYSRDSAGHKDGFLSYGTNGNVVQQSFHTYAAGATGGTGEFKHYADETNVPNLGFTSYSDNANGRTQSFSSYSENGNAGEQTFTSYGKNGNGPTNVFASYGTESNVVGSGFSNYAETANAANDTFKGYGIDMNNPTNTFSNYAAGGNGAVERFSSYRDKANVGADSFTSYAKAANAADIGFSNYGKSFNEGTDTFTTYAKSSDGETKVGFTSYGVNNTFKDYEKKGTTVSFARYTNISTTLSVSASSVSGSLVNKWVEPGKFFREKMMKEGTVMPMPDIKDKMPERSFLPRSILSKLPFSVSKIDELKQVFKASDNGSMEKMMKDSLEECERAPSSGETKRCVGSLEDMIDFATSVLGRNVAVRTTQNVNGSKKSVVVGPVRGINGGKVTQSVSCHQSLFPYLLYYCHAVPKVRVYEADLLDPKTKAKINRGVAICHLDTSDWSPTHGAFLSLGSVPGRIEVCHWIFENDMAWTIAD, via the exons ATGAACAAACAACTCAGGCTGCTCTGTCTCTTTATCCTCTTCTCCTTATTTCTCTGT GTGGGTTTCGCCGGCGCCGGAGACGCGGCGGAGAAAAACCCGTTCACCCCAAAAGCCTTCGCGATTCGGTATTGGGACAAAGAGATCCGCAGCGGGTTACCGAAGCCACCGTTTCTTGTATCAAAGGCGTCGCCGCTGAGCGCGGCGGAGGCGGCGGCGTTCTTAAAGCTCGTCTCCGGGAACTCGCTCTCCACGCGGCTGCCGGAATTCTGCGCCGCCGCGAAGCTCCTCTGCTTCCCGGAGGTGGGGCCCCGCCTCGAGAAACACGACAAAGACGCGAACTTTGCTGTTTACAGAGACAATAACTTCACCAACTACGGAACGGGTCGACCTGGTGGACTCGACTCGTTTAAAAACTACTCCGAGGGAGAGAATATTCCGGTGAACGATTTCCGGCGATATAGCCGCGACTCCGCCGGGCATAAAGATGGTTTTCTGAGCTACGGCACGAACGGCAACGTGGTGCAGCAGAGCTTCCATACCTACGCCGCCGGAGCCACCGGCGGCACCGGCGAGTTCAAGCACTACGCCGACGAAACCAACGTCCCGAACCTCGGCTTCACCTCCTATTCCGACAACGCCAACGGCAGAACCCAATCTTTCTCTTCCTACTCCGAAAACGGCAATGCCGGCGAGCAGACATTCACCTCGTACGGCAAAAATGGCAACGGCCCGACCAACGTGTTCGCCTCGTACGGAACAGAGTCCAACGTTGTCGGGTCCGGGTTCTCCAACTACGCTGAGACCGCCAACGCCGCCAACGACACCTTCAAAGGCTACGGCATAGACATGAACAACCCCACCAACACGTTCTCCAACTACGCTGCCGGCGGCAACGGCGCCGTCGAGAGATTCTCCAGCTACCGCGACAAGGCCAACGTCGGCGCCGACTCCTTCACCTCGTACGCCAAAGCCGCCAACGCCGCAGACATCGGATTCTCGAACTACGGCAAGTCCTTCAACGAGGGAACCGACACGTTCACCACGTACGCTAAATCCTCGGATGGCGAAACAAAAGTAGGGTTCACTTCCTACGGCGTAAACAACACTTTCAAGGATTACGAGAAAAAGGGTACCACTGTCTCATTCGCCAGGTACACCAACATTAGCACGACCCTCTCAGTTTCAGCTTCATCAGTCAGTGGCAGTTTGGTAAATAAGTGGGTGGAGCCGGGTAAGTTTTTTCgtgagaagatgatgaaggaaggAACCGTGATGCCGATGCCTgacataaaagataaaatgcCGGAAAGGTCGTTTTTGCCCCGGAGCATTTTATCGAAATTACCGTTTTCGGTTTCGAAGATTGATGAGTTGAAGCAAGTCTTCAAGGCTTCTGATAACGGCTCCAtggagaagatgatgaaggactCGTTGGAGGAGTGCGAGCGTGCACCGAGTAGCGGCGAGACAAAACGCTGCGTTGGGTCGCTCGAGGACATGATCGACTTTGCAACCTCTGTTTTGGGCCGAAACGTCGCCGTTCGGACTACCCAGAACGTGAACGGGTCCAAGAAGAGTGTGGTGGTGGGGCCCGTCAGGGGAATCAACGGTGGTAAAGTCACCCAATCAGTGTCGTGCCACCAGAGCCTGTTCCCTTACCTGCTCTACTACTGCCACGCGGTTCCTAAGGTTCGGGTCTACGAAGCGGATCTTCTCGACCCGAAAACAAAAGCTAAGATTAACCGCGGAGTTGCCATCTGCCACTTGGATACATCGGATTGGAGCCCCACACACGGAGCGTTTCTCTCGCTCGGGTCGGTCCCGGGTCGGATCGAGGTGTGCCACTGGATCTTTGAGAACGACATGGCGTGGACCATTGCGGATTGA
- the LOC114380267 gene encoding uncharacterized protein LOC114380267, producing the protein MAVAANSARKTLQIASSATRTLFSRRSSCATKLNGLASSSSSSKKRALSFSRLPVQLVGGQVSLTPLHSVTASALFTSLLSLHNTNWGCLSEGFATPL; encoded by the exons ATGGCGGTGGCGGCCAATTCTGCAAGAAAAACCCTCCAAATAGCTTCCTCTGCCACCAGAACCCTCTTCTCTCGTCGATCTTCGTGCGCCACTAAGCTCAATGGACttgcctcttcttcttcttcttccaagaaACGCGCCCTCTCGTTTTCCCG GCTTCCGGTGCAGTTGGTTGGTGGACAAGTGTCTTTGACGCCGTTGCATAGTGTTACTGCCTCTGCCTTGTTCACTTCTCtgctttctctgcacaacactaACTGGGGTTGTCTTTCAGAAG